The Clarias gariepinus isolate MV-2021 ecotype Netherlands chromosome 28, CGAR_prim_01v2, whole genome shotgun sequence DNA window AAGGAGGAGTTCTACAAGACTGCAGGTAACATGAATAATAACAGATTACTACAAAATGTTACATTAGCACAGTCACAGTATGACAGTCATTGTTTTGTGTTATAGCTTTTCCTAATGTAATTGGTACAGTGGATTGCACCCATATTCGTATCCAACGCCCCTCAGGGGCACATGAGGGAGATTATGTGAACAGGAAATCCTTCCACAGTGTCAATGTTCAGGTAAGAATAAGTAATGGTTACTGTCAGCTACAtaattattctgtgcattaaATTACCTTAATTGGCTATATATTGTTACAGATGATCTGTGATGCTGACTGCCTTATCACAAATTTAGAGGCAAAGTGGCCTGGCTCAGTCCACGACTCCAGAATCTTTCGGGCCAGTAGAATTTACCAGAGACTCTCTCTAGGTAAACCACcccattttttttaagcaccttGAACAGCAAGAGTACAGTACTTGTAAGGATTATGTTTTGTATTCACAGGTGAGTTCTCTGGTGTGCTGCTGGGGGACAAAGGTTATGCCTGTGAGACATTTCTGATGACTCCCCTTACAGACCCCCAAACCCCAGCACAGCAGGCTTACAACCATGCCCATGCCAAAACCAGGGCTCGAATTGAAATGACCTTCGGCCTCCTGAAATCCCGATTTCAGTGCCTGCACCACCTGAGGGTCTTCCCAGACAGAGCATGCGACGTGACTGTTGCCTGCACAGTGCTGCACAATATTGCCAGCCTAAGAAAAGAAAGGGCTCCCAGAGTTGCTTTGGATGTTGATTGGGACAATGCTGCCATATTCCCAGATAACAGAAATGGTAGACTTGTTAGAGAACAATACATTGCaaattatttcagttaattTAGTTTTGATTTAGCCCATCCCTTAATAAAGGATAATGTAGGCTATATAACTTTTTCATGTGCACATGCATATTATTTGGCATCAGTAGCACAAACTGTGGTTATCTTCCCAAATTCTAGTTCCACTTCACTGGATCGATCACTATAAAGTGTACCTGACagtcataaaaaaattgtagaaGACCACAATGGTTTtggaatatttttcttttattattttgctgttATCACTTGTCAGCTTGGACCTTTGGACAGAACAAATTATGATGATTAATACATTGGGTTACAGTCATGGTTACAGTATGAACTGAAGTCACTTACTTCTGTTTGTAGTTTCTGGATTTCCAGTTCTAGTTTCCTCAGTGGTCCATGTCCTGCAGCTTTCTTTTGTTCACATCAATCTTGACTTCTGTCAGCTCGATCTGTCTCTTAAGATGTGTTGTGTAGAGATATCTGACAGTTTGTGAATTCTATGAACACCTTTTTGTTAGCATAGCACAATTTTTGCATAATGTAAATTTACTTTAGGCAATACTCACTATGTTACCAGGCTGCTTATCAGACTGCCCAATGTCAGGATCCTTTAACAAATGATATTTTCTATTAGTACCACTTCCCTGACTTCTTATCtattataaacttaaaaaatgtgtCCATTTCCACAAAATTGACATGATACCTCGAGCCTTCTAGAGTCCAGCGACACGGTCTCATCATCGGCAGAAGTGCACTCCACTGCTGTAGATGTGGCTTCCCTCTGCCATATTCATTACTGGTATTGATATTTTTGACAGAACACGCAAAGCcaatcaagttcaagttcaagttcaagtaggctttattgtcattacaaccatatacagttagtacacagtgaaacgaaacaacgttcctccaggaccaaggtgctacatgcaacataaatttacaacataaattaacagagacactaaactagctaaccaagaggcctagttagctggctagcagagacaggacagagggacctaacataaattacaacataaattaacaataactaactagctaagtaacatttttatagacaacataaagtgcacgtgcaaatgtgcaaacaagagcaacaacaaagtgacagtgcgcaaccacgacataaccgaacataaaatatggtgttgaggtagtgggtaaacataaacattccttaaaacagcagcaagatttgaggaattagtgcaaaaatgtagtccagtaatgatcattgtgcaaaaagattgttaaaaacagtgaagcacttacaggttggtgtgtacgataatttggtggtgtaggtcagtgtgtctgcacttgtgttgattagtcagtccagtctcaatattttgaggtagttgagttaagctgtgtgataatgtttgtgtttgtgtgtgtgtgagtgtgtttgtgtttatcagtccagtccctttttgttgaggagacggatggcttgtggaaaaaagctgttgcacagtctggatgtgtgtgcccgaatgcttcggtacctttttccagatggcaggagtgtgaagtgtatgtgagaggggtgtgtccgatcagccacaatgctggtggctttgcggatgcagcgtgtggtgtagatgtcttcaatagaggggagagaggccccgatgatcttctccgctgtcctcactatccgttgtagggttttgcgatccgatatggcacaattcccaaaccagacagtgatgcagccgctcaggatgctctcgatagttcctctatagaaggtggtcaggatcggtggtggaagctgggccttcctcagtcttctcagaaagaagagacgctgttgggctttcttctgtagggagctggtgttgagggaccagctgaggtccttctctaggtggacacccaggaatttggtgctttcgacgattcccacagaggagccgttgatgctcagcggagaatggtcgcctcgtgtcctcctaaagtcaacaaccatctcctttgtcttgtcaacatttagagacaggttgttgtctttacaccagtctgttagcctctgcacttcctctctgtacgctgactcgtcgttcttgctaatgagacccaccacggttgtgtcatcagcgaacttaatgatgtggttcgaactgtgtgttgctacacagtcgtgagtcagcagtgtgaacagcaggggactgagcacacagccttgtggggccccagtgctcagtgtggtggtgctggaggtgcagttcccgatccgtactgactgaggcctaccggtcagaaagtccaggatccagttgcagagggaggtgttcaggcccaacaggttcagcttcccaatcagttgttgggggatgatagtgttgaatgctgagctgaaatctatgtacagcattcgaacatatgtgtccttcttgtcaaggtgtgtgagggcaagatggagtgtagtggagatggcgtcgtccgttgagcggttaggacggtacgcaaattgcagtgggtccagtgaggagggcagcagggtctttatgtgtctcatgacgagccgctcgaagcacttcatgatggtgggtgtgagtgcaacgggacggtagtcattgagacaggacacagtagacttcttgggcacggggacgatggtggtggccttaaagcacgtgggaacgacggcgctgctcagagagatgttaaagatgtcggtgagaacatctgccagctgttcagcacattctctgagcactctgcctgggatgttgtctggtccagcagctttacgtgggttgactctgcgtagagttttcctcacctcagctgtagtgagacacagcacctggtcgttcggaggaggggtggtcttcctcgccgccacgttgttctgcctgtcaaaccgagcataaaagttgttcagcgcatctgggagggagccgtcactgtcacaggcaggtgatgtcgccctgtagtttgtgatggcttgtaagccctgccacatgcgccgtgtgtcaccgctgtccctgaagtgattgtggattttctgggcgtgtgcgcgctttgcctctctgatggcccgagaaagtttggcccttgctgttctgagggccaccttgtctcccgctttgaaggcagagtctctggtcctcagaagtgcacgcacttccgcagtaatccacggtttctggttgggtcgtgagatgatgctcttggagacagtgacgtcatcggtgcacttgttgatgtagctggtcactgatgacgtgtactcctccaagtcagtgaagtcgccgtaagttgcagcctccctaaacatgttccagtcagtgcactcaaaacagtcctgaagagcagagatggctcctgcagGCCAGGttctcacctgcttcagaaccggttttgagcgcctgacgagtggtctgtatgctggaattagcataacagagatgtggtctgagtagccgaggtgggggcggggctctgcccgatatgcgccggggatgtttgtgtaaacaagatccagcgtgtttttccctctcgttgcaaaatccacatactgatggaatctaggaagcactgacttgagatttgcatggttgaaatctccagcaacaataaacagtccatccgggtgtgtattttgcagttcactgatctttgtatacagttcccatagcgcttccttagcattagcgctaggtggaatgtacactccgataatgaaaacagtggtgaattcccgcggtaaataaaaaggtctgcatctaacaatcacaaactccactagcaatgagcaataactagaaactagcacagagttcttgcaccatatcgtgttgatgtaaacacataagccgccaccgcgagtcttaccgcacagagctgcatttctgtcggcgcgaaacgaggtTAGCCCGtttagctgaatagcggcgtccggtactctgtcgctgagccatgtctccgtgaaaacaaagacacagcagtctctaacctcacgctgtgtagcctgctggagtcggatgtagtccagtttattgtccagagagcagacgttggataagatgatggacgggagagccggccggctagggtttgtttttagcctagcacagacgcccgcccgcttgccgcgcttccgcttcctcgcgcaccgcttccgatgacccttcctccggcctcctgcatcaggcaacgccgaggcttcgaggcctggttcacgcagcaagccgaggtcgcgtagcttttcccgcagctcatcgcgGATAacattaaccgggttatttaggttgaaaagtgtctggctgttgtatgtacggacaccagttgcgacgatatccatacacatagtaaaataaacgcgctacacacaaaacgtaaacaaagtagcaccattttggctccggagcggccgctgcgtgctactgccgcgccgccatcttggatccaataatgaatgatttaataaagaatacTCACCGGCAAATCATAGTCTGGTGGCTCCAAAAGTGTAAGGGTGTTACCAGCCACTGCAAGGTAAAGCAAAGTCACACAGTCCACATAACAaaatagtgtggcgtgggcggggcggcggctgacgaccagcatgccttgcgggaatgtcggtgtgttcaccgtgatggggaaaggtgtttgggtaaGTGGCTACGTCCCTGTTGTGTTtgagggggtgtgtgacgtgttaaatgtgctccagttcaggctgacgctgaattggatgtaggctcctgagtgaaggtgctgctcatgccttacatgctgtgtgctaaataaagtactcccagccattacattgggcagcaaataagctcactcgtctctccagcattcttcccggcgtaaaaacgctacaatataaatGGATTTCAATATTTTCCATGCGCAGTAGTATGGCAATAATGTACATTGTATGAAGAGGCCAGTATCCCTTGCTGGGCCAGAGTCAGTGGCTGTCCCTCCCTGGATCCCTTCAATCACTGGCTTCCCTTTATTTAAGTCCAGGGCCAGCTCCTCTGCTGGGGTGAAGTCTTGGGTTGGAGGGCCACCCCCCGTACCAGTaatatgacttttttattaTGGCTAAAATCAGCACAGATAATAAAATGTCAGCAAACATGTCACCTATGTTCTCAGCAAACAAGTCACTTACCAGCCTGCAAAATATTCTTGTATTCAATCTTGACTTGCTGCCAAGTCCTTTTTTGGCCAGACATGTTTGTTCTTTAAGAGGAATAGATAGAAACAAATGATAAAATAGATTAGATGGATAAAAATAGAGCAAGTTATCTGATTATAGATTACATCAAATTAATTAGAAACAAAACCTACATACAAATAGATAAGAGTAAAAGGATTAAACACATTAGagacataaaataaactaaatatatcAAATAGATGCACATAGTGGGTAAGTGTTTGCAATTATTCTTCATGTTAAATGCATGTTCACTGGACACATTTAAGGCAAAGTATacaattatttttgaaaatgaCAAGTAACTCCTTAAATTGTAATTATGAGGGTTTTAGTGGAGCACTGGGTATTTGGACTACTTACGCATTCAATCGGTCCGCTATTGTTTGCCAGGCATTCTCTCTTTGCTTTATTACAGCAGCTTTATTGccttttttacatattatatgTTTCAGTTCTTCATACGTTTCCATAAGAAGCTGTTGCTCATTAGGCGAAAAGTATGCCGCACGGGTTTTGTCCATTTTTGCATCAGTGATTCTGTGATCGATTTCGTGATCTTTTTAAGAATACCATGAACGCGCATTTATCCAAACTATATACACCTGGCTTAACATATCCGCCCGTTCTCATCCTGGCTCAGCAAACGTTAAACGGATTAAGCCAGGATGCACTGATTAAACTAGGTCAAGCTGCGACTGTTCTGTTATCCTGGCTTTCTTAATTCTACTTTTGTGCAATACCCCACCGGGCTGGTGGAGGGTCTTCAACAAATCACACCCTTCTACACTCAAATGTCATTAACCCATTAAGAGGCAACACCCTGACAACCACCCACATCAATTACAATCCTTCTATGAAGATATAATAGCAGGAATGTTTTACTAATAACAATGAAATCAGTTCAGTGTGTGTATAGCTGCACTTCTAGTCTAGCAcatttgaaatgtaaaaaaaaaaatcaaagaaagttacaatgaaaattttaaatactgtagacATGGGTGTGAAATTGATAATGTTGATGTAAATGAACAGTTTAAAACAGTAGTTTTACAGGATTTTTACGGGCTCTCCTCTGAACTCTAGGGTGTGAACACGTGTTAAATAGAAAGAAATTAGAATATCAATAATGTTTCTCATTATTTTAGGCAACAAGACATTAATGCAAGAGTTAAAAAATGTTGTTCACCTCAACTGACGGAAACCTCTTCCACACATTTAATATCTGCCCTTCAGTGTTTTTCATTTGTTCACATGATCGTTATTCTCTTATGTAaccatgtatttatttacattaacacCACTTTGTATCACCAAAAGCTCAAAACAtcttaaagtaaatatttatcaAAGTGTTTTAAGTTTCTCTCTTTCTACAGTAGAACAGATTTATACAGATTTACTTACATTGCTTTTCTGGATGCTGCAATCTCAGGCATCACCATCTCAAGAATATCTTTCATTATCTTCTCTGGACTGATATACTTATTCAGGTCAAATTACTCCAGCTCCTGTGCtgtcagtaacacaaacaccagagcagaCCACTGTGAAGGAGAGAGTTCACTTTGTTTTCCAGATTTCAGATAGTGTTGGATTTCCTCCACTAGATAATCATCACCCAGTAcattcagacagtggaacagattgatggatttctctGCAGTACGATTATTAGGTTCATTAAAATATGTAAGATGACTGATCTTCTCTTTAATGTATTGAACTGTTTCCTCTTTGCTTTGTGAGCTACTTCCTGTCTGTGTTACTAAAGTGTGTAAGAGTTTCTGATTGGACTCCAGTGAGAGACCCAGAAGAAAGCGTAGGAAAAGATCCAGGTGTCCAGTCTTACTGTCTAAGGCCTGATCTACAGCTTTCCTGTGTACATCGGAGATTCTATTAAAGGACCAACTCTTTTGAAGAACATTTCTCTTTTCCCTCATGAATGTCAGGTGCACATACAGAGCTGCGAGATGCTCCTGAATACTCAGATGAACAAAGCAGTACACTTTACTCTGGTGAAGGCCAAACTTCTCTCTGAAGATCTgcgtacacacacctgagtacactgctgcttctctcacatcgatgccacactctctcaggtcttcATCATAGAAGATCAGGTTGTGTTTCTCCAGCTGCTGAAAAGCCAGTCGTCCCAGTTTAAAAAGCATTTCTTTATCACTCTCCTGCTTCTCTAAGTACTTTTCTCTTATGATGTTTATCTGAAtgatgagaaagtgtgtgtacatttgagtcagagtcttGGCGATCTCTTCACTCTCTGCTTCACCcaacattctctctagaacagcggctgaaatccagcagaagactgggatgtgACACATGGTGTAGAGGCTTCTTAATGACTttaggtgtgtgatgatgttattgACCAGGCTCTGATCCCTGAtcctcttcctgaagtactcctcCTTCTGTGGGTCATTGAACCCTCGTACCTCTGTGACTCGATTTACACACTCAGAGGGGATTTGATCAGCTGCTGCTGGTCAGGAGGTGATCCAGAtgagagcagagggaagcagatttcctttgatcaggtttatcagcagcacaggcactgatgctgatttagttacatcacacactctcactgtgttCTGGAAATCCAGAGAAAAACGACACTCATCCAATCCATCAAAAATGAACAGAACCTTTTCCAAACTgcacatttctgtttcttttgtttccttaaaACAGACATGAAGGAGCTCCATCAGACTCAGTTTCTCCTTCATCAGATTCAGCTCTCTGAAAGGAAGTGGAAATATGAGGGGGATGTCCTGATTTGTtttcccttcagcccagtccaaaatgaacttctgcacagagactGTTTTTCCGATGCCAGCGACTCCCTTTGTCAGAACAGTTCTGATGGGTTTGTCTTGTACAGATAAGGACTTAAAGATGTCATTGCATTTGATTGGTGTTTCCTCTGATGTTGTTCTCCTGGATGCTGCCTCgatctgtctcacctcatgttctTCATTGACGTCTCCACTGTCTCcctctgtgatgtagagctctgtgtagatctcATTCAGGAGTGTTCGGTTTTCCTGATTTATTATCACTCCATTTAAACACTCAAATTTCTTCATCAGATTCAATCTGAACT harbors:
- the LOC128515810 gene encoding putative nuclease HARBI1 codes for the protein MACPLLNNVVNEEVLILRRAFRHERVFRDRADPLAFSDEYLTERYRFSSDGIRYLCRLLGPNIQHRTARSHALTVPQMVCIALRFFASGMFLYSFGDAENLNKATICRTIRKVSLALKSLVHIFITFPGHRRFIHIKEEFYKTAAFPNVIGTVDCTHIRIQRPSGAHEGDYVNRKSFHSVNVQMICDADCLITNLEAKWPGSVHDSRIFRASRIYQRLSLGEFSGVLLGDKGYACETFLMTPLTDPQTPAQQAYNHAHAKTRARIEMTFGLLKSRFQCLHHLRVFPDRACDVTVACTVLHNIASLRKERAPRVALDVDWDNAAIFPDNRNGRLVREQYIANYFS